The proteins below come from a single Macaca fascicularis isolate 582-1 chromosome 9, T2T-MFA8v1.1 genomic window:
- the TLX1 gene encoding T-cell leukemia homeobox protein 1 isoform X1, producing the protein MEHLGPHHLHPGHAEPISFGIDQILNSPDQGGCMGPASRLQDGEYGLGCLVGGAYTYGGGGSAPGAGAGGAGAYGTGGPGGPGGPGGPGGPAGGGGACSMGPLAGSYNVNMALAGGPGPGGGGSSSGGAGALSAAGVIRVPAHRPLTGAVAHPQPLATGLPTVPSVPAMPGVNNLTGLTFPWMESNRRYTKDRFTGHPYQNRTPPKKKKPRTSFTRLQICELEKRFHRQKYLASAERAALAKALKMTDAQVKTWFQNRRTKWRRQTAEEREAERQQANRILLQLQQEAFQKSLAQPLPADPLCVHNSSLFALQNLQPWSDDSTKITSVTSVASACE; encoded by the exons ATGGAGCACCTGGGACCGCACCACCTCCACCCGGGCCACGCAGAGCCCATCAGCTTCGGCATCGACCAGATCCTCAACAGCCCAGACCAGGGTGGCTGCATGGGGCCCGCCTCGCGCCTCCAGGACGGAGAATACGGCCTTGGCTGCTTGGTTGGAGGCGCCTACACTTACGGCGGCGGGGGCTCCGCGcccggggctggggctggaggcgCGGGGGCCTATGGCACTGGAGGTCCGGGCGGCCCCGGAGGCCCCGGCGGCCCCGGAGGCCCGGCAGGCGGCGGCGGCGCCTGCAGCATGGGTCCGCTGGCCGGCTCCTACAACGTGAACATGGCCTTGGCGGGCGGCCCCGGTCCTGGCGGCGGCGGTAGCAGCAGCGGCGGTGCGGGGGCACTCAGCGCTGCGGGGGTGATCCGGGTGCCGGCACACAGGCCGCTCACCGGAGCCGTGGCCCACCCCCAGCCGCTGGCCACCGGCTTGCCCACCGTGCCCTCTGTGCCTGCCATGCCAGGCGTCAACAACCTCACTGGCCTCACCTTCCCCTGGATGGAGAGTAACCGCAGATACACAAAGGACAGGTTCACAG GTCACCCCTATCAGAACCGGACGCCCCCCAAGAAGAAGAAGCCGCGTACGTCCTTCACACGCCTGCAGATCTGCGAGCTGGAGAAGCGCTTCCACCGCCAGAAGTACCTGGCCTCGGCCGAGCGCGCCGCCCTGGCCAAGGCGCTCAAAATGACCGACGCGCAGGTCAAAACCTGGTTCCAGAACCGGCGGACAAAGTGGAG ACGGCAGACTGCGGAGGAACGGGAGGCCGAGAGGCAGCAAGCGAACCGCATCCTCCTGCAGTTGCAGCAGGAGGCCTTCCAGAAGAGCCTGGCACAGCCGCTGCCCGCCGACCCTCTGTGCGTGCACAACTCATCGCTCTTCGCCCTGCAAAATCTGCAGCCGTGGTCTGACGACTCGACCAAAATCACTAGCGTCACGTCGGTGGCGTCGGCCTGCGAGTGA
- the TLX1 gene encoding T-cell leukemia homeobox protein 1 isoform X2, with protein sequence MEHLGPHHLHPGHAEPISFGIDQILNSPDQGGCMGPASRLQDGEYGLGCLVGGAYTYGGGGSAPGAGAGGAGAYGTGGPGGPGGPGGPGGPAGGGGACSMGPLAGSYNVNMALAGGPGPGGGGSSSGGAGALSAAGVIRVPAHRPLTGAVAHPQPLATGLPTVPSVPAMPGVNNLTGLTFPWMESNRRYTKDRFTGPLLREALPGLLSGSLGPVRQRRRP encoded by the exons ATGGAGCACCTGGGACCGCACCACCTCCACCCGGGCCACGCAGAGCCCATCAGCTTCGGCATCGACCAGATCCTCAACAGCCCAGACCAGGGTGGCTGCATGGGGCCCGCCTCGCGCCTCCAGGACGGAGAATACGGCCTTGGCTGCTTGGTTGGAGGCGCCTACACTTACGGCGGCGGGGGCTCCGCGcccggggctggggctggaggcgCGGGGGCCTATGGCACTGGAGGTCCGGGCGGCCCCGGAGGCCCCGGCGGCCCCGGAGGCCCGGCAGGCGGCGGCGGCGCCTGCAGCATGGGTCCGCTGGCCGGCTCCTACAACGTGAACATGGCCTTGGCGGGCGGCCCCGGTCCTGGCGGCGGCGGTAGCAGCAGCGGCGGTGCGGGGGCACTCAGCGCTGCGGGGGTGATCCGGGTGCCGGCACACAGGCCGCTCACCGGAGCCGTGGCCCACCCCCAGCCGCTGGCCACCGGCTTGCCCACCGTGCCCTCTGTGCCTGCCATGCCAGGCGTCAACAACCTCACTGGCCTCACCTTCCCCTGGATGGAGAGTAACCGCAGATACACAAAGGACAGGTTCACAG GACCCCTGCTCAGAGAAGCTCTCCCTGGTCTCCTCTCGGGATCCCTGGGCCCGGTCAGGCAGAGAAGAAGGCCATAG